From the genome of Gallus gallus isolate bGalGal1 chromosome 4, bGalGal1.mat.broiler.GRCg7b, whole genome shotgun sequence:
AGGGCCCGCCTCCCAGATAGCAGACCCGCTGCCCATTTTACAGCTGGAGAACCGAGTCACAGCAGATTAGGAGGCATGCCCAAGGTCACCCTGCAAGCCAGCAGCACTACTGGGAGCAAAGCCCACATCTCCCTGGCAAATCTCTATTTGCCATTAATAGATAAAGAAAAGCCAGGTGGGCACGTGGCGGGGCTGAAGGGAAGagggctgcagcctcctgcacttctgcttgttttctagCCATGACTCTGCCTCCACTCACAAGGCTTTGGGATCCCTGTTGTGTCgggagcagcaggaagaggaacCTCTGTGTGATTTgagctgggcagcagccagcccGACGCAGAGCCCTGAGAACTGCTGCCACGTCCCTGCCACCCTGCAGGGATGAGCACACAACCAGACACACAACCCAGCCCTACGGAGCACCTCCTAACGGGTCCCATGCAAACCCCAGCTGGTCCCCTTCCTCTTTATCCCTACTGGAATAAGGGTGCCGTGGCAGCGGGCAGCTGCAGGCCAGCTCCTATGTTCTCCACGCTGCACTGCTTGGGGGATTGATTTATCCCTGCTCCAGGCATGCACAGGGACGGACGGAGAGCTCCTCTCAGCAGCACTTGCTCCAAACgcttcttctatttatttttctgcagcactctgcCAGCGTTGAGCCataaaaagcacacaaacaaaCCACCAGCACGGGCCAGAGCGGACAAACCTCCTTTGGACGCCCTGGATGGGCCAAAAGCAAGGAAACCCCGTCCCCAGGACACCGCCACGGCTCAGCACGGGCTGCCGCTCTGCCCTCCTCCCGTCACCCCAAATGACGGCAGCGGGGAACGACCCCGCGCTGCCCGGCCCCGCGTTTCTGCTGCACCCCCGGATCCCCTCCCGCTCCCGTTTCCAGCTCAGACCAGCTAAACTTCGCGGCAAAACAAGCACACGGGCAGGATGCTGAGCTCCCTCCCCGCCCCCAGCCCCGCCGAGCCGACTCCCGGGCGGGCCGGGCCCGCTGCGGCCTCGGGGCGGCCGGGGGACGCGGGGCCTCGGCGGGGTCCCCGGGCGCTCGGGGCTCACCTCGGGCTTGGCCCGGTTCTGCAGCAGGTGCTCCAGGTAGAGGTCGGAGAGCGCCGTCCTCATGCTGCCGCttcccccgccgccgccgcggcccGATTTGAGCGTCATCCCCCCGGCCCAGCGCGCCGCCAGCAGCCGCAGCCGGTTCCGTTGGCTCCAGCagagcggcccggccccgggccCGCCGCACCAGTCCGGCTCCAGCAGCGCCGCGGGTGCCGCACGCTCCGCCCGGCGCGGGGCGGGAGGAGGACGGGCTGGCGGCGCCGCGCAGGGCGGAGCCACGGGCCGGGCAGGGCCGCGGCGGATCCCGCTCGGCCTTGGGGCGGCCTGCGCGGCGGCCTCGAGGGGCGCGCGGGCCTGAGGGTTGTGCCCCAGATGAGTCGTTATCCGTGGGCTTACCAAGCGGGAGGTGAGCCAGCAGCCGCAGTCAGCACAGTGCCGTCCCTCTTTGGCTGTTCTTCCACCTCACACACCGCCCAGCAATTACACTGCCCCAAAATTCCTCCAGCCACGTGAAATGATTGCCCTAACAAAGCATCGAACACCGCTACTGCCATGAAACCTCGGATTCAACTGCTGCCCAAACCAAAGGCCTCCAGAGCCTTAAATACGAGTTAAACTCCCCGTTTGCACCACATGCAAAGGCCAACAGGGCATTAACCTGGATCTTCTGGATGCaaaccatctggatgtggtgctcagggacatcaTTTAGCAGCGGGTTGTTCGGGTTAGGGTGGTATGGTTGGGTTGAgcttggactcaatgatctcgaaggtcttttccaacctgagcaattctgtgattctatgctttgCTCTCTCCAGCTCCCAGAAATGAGCTTGTAGTGAGGTgagggtcggcctcttctcccgagtaacagcagtaggatgagaggtgaCGGCCTCAGGATGCAccgggggaggttcaggttggatatcagggaaagcttctctgaaagagcagtgatgccttggcacagctgcacggggggcagtggggtcatcatctctggaggtgctccagaacaGTGGGGATGCGGTGGGCACGGTGGGAcgggctggggttggacttggggatctgaggggtcttttccaaccctaacgATTCTACGAACCCCAATGAACCTCTTGCGTTCTGGCCGTAACTCAGACAGCAGAGCCTCAGGTGAAGTCTGAACTTCATTTGGGGGTGGCAGATTCTGTCCGGGAGAATCTTTAAAATCatctgaaaggaagagaaaggtgGTTCTGCTCCTGGCCCTTCCACACCGCTTCGGGGCTCCTGGAGTTTCGGAGGCTTCTCTGAGCTGAGCTCCATCGAGGCACCAGAATCTCTCTCAGTGTAGCCACGCTGCTTCTCTCAGAGTCCTCCAGGTCGCCTCACTCCATACCTACCCTAAAAAACACGAGGAGCCCAAGGAgcagctcctccctgctgccttgTACTGGGACAGCGGGCACTGAGAACGGGAGCACCAGGGGGTGTGCAACGTGCACACGTACgtgaagcagcagaggaagagcaGGATCAGCACGGTGACGGGGAAGATGTACAGGACGGCGATGGGGAAGCTCTCCGAGAAGTGAAACCACACGTCGCCCAGGTAGTCCGCCAGCCAGGAGCGACGGACACCTGAGAAGAGACTTTGTGAGGAAGAGAGCAGAGACCAGGGATaccagtgtatttttttttcctggatttgAGCATGTTTTGAAGCAGCCTAAGGGCCTTCTTCCCccatgctgctgtgcaggggTGCTGCACGAAGCGCTGCTGTGTACTTACGCTGGATCACCTGGCCTgagccttccccctcctgtgCACGAAGAGGGACCTTCCACGTGTTGTCCAGGTATCTCCCCGGGTGGTGTGTCAGCCTCATCCTCCGCATCACCCCGCCCAGCTGGGAGGTGGGCTTGTGCTTGGAGACGTGTTGGCAGAATAAGGCGGTCAGCACGGCGATCAGGAACAAGACAGCTCGCAGGGTCATGGCCTCACACAGCTGAGCAGTGACTGTCAGCTGAGCCCTGGGGCTTGGTCTTTTTTTGTAGGGCTCCCAGGGAGGAGGCCTGTAAAATCAGAGCACTGTGAGAAAATAACGAGCTAGGCTGAGGGCTGAGAGAAGTGCCCTGATGGCGTGCAGCACCCGCAGATGTGCCCAGGAGGTTGGAGGGCTCTGCTGGGACTGCCCTCCCCCAAGCCTTGCTCAGGCATCTGCAGAGCGCATGGGACAAGGCAGAGCACTTTGCACTGCTCCGGCCCTTCCTCTGCACAAAAACATCTGTGGGTTGGGGAAAGCTACAGTGCAGCTGAGAGTGCTGCGTCACGCCAGGAGGAAATGGCATCTGGTCTCCATTCCCCGCGAGATAAATGTCAAGAGACACTTCCAGTAATGGATGCCAGAGCTTGGCAGGCTGACAcggctccctgcagccccatcccagcgcTCTCACTGTGTGCTGGGCGGCTGGAGAACATCCTGAGGGCTGCCTGGCAAAGGCTGCTCGGTTGCCCACAGAGGCTTCAGCTGTTTCCTCTTTGAAAAGCGATCCAGAGAGGGCCCTGGTGTGGGCAGCATTTCTTCTCATCTAATCCTATGTCACCGGACATCTGTGCGGAGCAGCTTGTTTCTGGAGGCGGGAGGCTGAGCACCCACTGGTGGGGCCAGGGACCATGTTCCCATCATGCAGAACAGCCAGTCCTGCTGCTATAGGACTGCGTCTGAGCCTGCTTCTGGGAGGGCATTTAAGCTTCAGCTGGTCAGGTTCAGCCTGGCCTGCTGAGGTAGCCATGGCTAGGAGCGTGCTGCCTTGAGCAGGGCCTGAGGCGGCGGGttctgccctgctgtgctgaagaCCTTTCACCTGGTCCCCTGGTGAGGATGCTCCCTATAGAGAAGCTTATGGTCCCAGCTCCTCCCTCCAGACCTGCTCACACCAGGCAGTGTCTGCTCCCATATGTGCCTGATTACTGTCAGAATGCAATTAAGCCAAAGGGTAATTGCACCTCCTGTCTGGGGCTGTAATGTAATCATTGCCAGGGCCATAGCAAAGGCTCCATTGTACAGCAATGCATGAGGAGGGTGCGTGAGGTTTTCAGCATCGCTTCCATCGAAGCAGCAGTTTCTGATCTCCACTGGGTGTGGGTTTGGGGACAGCCtggctccctccctcccccagcacTCACAGATCAGGGGTAACACAGGCACGGCCTCTGGCACACCGGTGGCGATACCGCTGTCGCTGCAGAGAGGTAGGCACCCCAGAAGCCAtggctgccacctgccccacaGTGCTCTGGACCTTTCTGAGGTAGTATCATTCCAGAAGGTTCGCACCAACAGAAAACTCGTGGACTCCCCCATAGCGGTGCCATGGTGATCACTGCTGGGATGGTAGATGTCTGCCAGCAGGTAATAAGGAGGGGGAGAACTCTCCATGGGGCTGTGGAGCATGGGAAgggggctgcagcccacagagccCTATGGAGAGGAGCGCTGCCACTGTGGCACCCAACATCTGCCCTGTGATGCTGCGAGGAGCTGTGTGCTACTGGGGCTCAGGTGGGCTCTGTGGGCATCTCCTCCTGAAATAAAGCTGCAGAGAGGACGAGAAGCAGACAAAGGCCCTTCTGGGGCCTCCAGGAATGGATTGAGTGCTGGGGACAGAACAGTGCTGTCAGCTTTGCTGCTTACAAGTGTGGGAAGAGGGGTGTGAGACCAGCTTTCCAGCTGGCACCACCTGTTCAGGACCTTCCAGTGTTCCCCAGTGCTGGGCATACTGGCATGGGCAGTGTCCAACCAAAGCCACCAATGCACCGACAGAGCTCTTCCACTCAGAAACAAGGAGAACATTGCTGCAGCCAGCCCCAAAAAGCCCCAGGGTGGCATCTAGCCATGTCAGCACAGCATAGGAAGGAGATTAAGGGAACTGAGGGCCAAAGCCCAGTGCTGAGTCGGGTTGTGCAAGCACTGCCTCCAGGCGAGGCATCCGGATCCCCACTGGTTGTGAAATGTGCCCTGGGGAGGGGAGCAGTgcctctgcccccagcccttATCTTTGCCACCGCCTCCTCCAGGGCTGTGCTCgtggaaaacaaagctgaggaTCGCTGGGGCTCATTATTTAATTACCAACTGCTGGTAATGCTGACTGAGCCTCTGGGGACtccaaggttggagaagaggagaaagtgCAGAGATACTGGAAAATTACTGTTTAATTCTTCAGCATTACATCTGACTATAAGGCATGGGGTAGatgagcagcaggaagagagTGATGACCAACAGTCCGCCCTGTCAGCAGGAGCCATTAGCACAGCAATGGGAGCAGAGAAACCTCTGCTGATGCCACCAGCACCTCCTGGACACACAGGGCCAGCTCCGGCCCCAGTAGGAGTTCAGTGTCCAGCTGGACGTGAGTCCATGGGCCAGCTCTGCCCATCAGTACTCCTGCTGGGTGTCACAGCCAAGGAACTCTATCCGCAGGGCAATGTGGTTGTGCCAGTGGCGGGGATGTATCCTCACATAGCGGGCAAAGAGCGGCGGCTCCAGGCTgttcagcactgtgctggtgtAATCTCTGTTTGCCCTGAAAATctggaaaggagagaggagtCTGTGGGGTGCTGGCTGCTTTGCTGAGCTCTGGTGCAGAGAGCCCAACCAGTGGCTTGAGGGCACAACCGACACGGACAAGAGCCTCTTGGGAGCTCTTGAGAGTGGAAGAAAGCACAGCTTGGTTAGCTGCTGTTACAGAACTGCTGTGGGCATGTTtgctgccccagagctgctgcagttctgcctACCTTCTCCTTGCCGTTATGCAGGACCCGGCTCCAGTGGACACCATCCTGGCTGCTGGAGACAGCAAACTCCTTCACAAACATGTGAGTGAAGACAGCCTTGGCACCTTGGGTTATGATTGCAGTCACCTTCTTGGTTGCTTCAAAGTCCACCTGCAACCACTCACTGGGGCTGTTGGTCTGAGGAAAGACACATTGCTTTCACTCTTCAGCATCACCAGCAGCTATGAGAAAAAGACTCCTAGCAGCTGAGGCCAAGCTGCAAAATGACCCTGCATGCCACCCTGGGCTTCACCCACCCCATCAGGGTTAGAGCTGCTGGGGGCAACCTGTCTGCATCTGGTATGTGTGGCTGAACTCAAGGTGCCCTGGCCAGGAGAGGAGCGAGCACCCAGCCAGCCTGTTTCATGCCCCAGCTGCCTGCCTGGGGTCTCCTTGCTGGGCTACCTCTGGTCTCCATGCATTGGTCCTTCCCTGCAGGTTCAGGCGGGCCTGGGAGGGTGACCAGCTGGAGAAGATATTGGAGCTGTAGGATGATGCGGAGATGCGCTGGTCAGGGATCCCTTTGCTCTCCATTCCTAAGGGCATGGAGCAGCCTGGAAGAGAGAAGCAACTTGGCAAAAGGGGTACCAGACACCCATCATGGAGATGCCTCCTGGCTGCACGCTCCTCCCTCTGCCCTCTGCACGCAGCATCTCCTGTGCTTTGCAGCACCATCgcctgtgctgctcagtgccttTGCAGCATGGCTCTGGCTGGGCAGTGACAAATGACACCTGTCACTCCTCccacctctttttcttcctggagaTTTTATCTAGGAGGAATCTGGAGTATTTGTTTGTCTGCCAGGACAAGCTCATTTCAAGGGGAAGGATGACTGGAGACACACTGGACACACAGATGCCTGTGCATCTGCCTGCTGTGGggtgccagcacagagctgctgcctgtaaGGATCTGCCTTGCTCTGTGCAAAGCTAAAGAAAGGGGCCCAGAGCAAAAAGCCAATAGCACATCTCTCTGCTTGTTCCCTGCTCCCCAGGCTGAGGCAGCACCTCCCCAGCTATCAGCTCAGCCGCTGCCCAAAGTTTCCTGTGCTTCAGGACAAAGTGGTGAGGGCCCAACGCCCTCCTTTTGCTACTGCTCTCTCTAAAGCCGCAAAGCCATTTTCCAGCTtggctcccccagccccacctccTGCCAACTCCTTCCCACCCGAGGGGACCTGAAACATGGGGAATCCCAAATCTGAGCACTCAGCACCCCTCTGGATCAACCCCCAGCTCCGGTGCTGGGTGTCCCAGGTGGGACTTACTGTTCAGATCGCAGCCAATGAGCTCCATGCGCAGTGTGGTGCGGATGCTGTAGTGAGTGGGGTTGATGCGGATGTAACGGGCTATGATCGGAGGGTTGAAGCGATTTTCTTTCACCGTGGTTGCGTCCACGTTTGCAAAGAACATCTGCAGGGAAGGGGTTAAAAAGGGTGCTGTTGTGTCGGTGGAAAGAGCTAGACAGGACAAGGATTAGCATGGACAAGATCGTTTCAGTCTGGCGCTTCTGTATCTTATCACCATCCTTACAAGAGAACAACAACAGCTCAGGGGATATTTTGAAGGGTGACTCAGACCAAAGAAATGTGAATGGGGCAAATCAGGGCAAACCACTGAGAAATGGAGGGGGAGAAACTCAGGGTCTGCGCAAATGGACTTTCTAATGTATTCACTgagttggtttctttttaaatcagtcCTGGTTCTGATCCTCCTCACCATCTGTGTACTGGTGGTGTTGCCCTTGTATTTCTTCCACCTTTGCCCATCGAGGCTGTAGAAGACAATAAACTGAGAGACGTAGAGACTGGAGAGCCTCTGGCGAGCTCCTTGAGTCTTTATGCCATGAATGATCTTGAGGTGTAAAAGGTCCACCTGGGAATGAAATGCAGGGGTCAATCTCTGACGGCCATGTGAATGGGTCCTTCTGCAGGGTGCACCAGACCGTGTGTGCCCTGGCACTGTCCCCAGCAGTACCCATGGCCATAGGACCCCTCTCACCTGGATCCAGGGGTTGCCTTCACCGGTGCTCCACGCGTTGATGGAGCCGGAGTTGTGCAGCCTGGCCAGCTTAGGGGCCCACGGCCCTGCAAGGAGAGAGCGCAGGGATGAGGAGCAGGAATTGGTGAGCTGCCCACCTGCAAGATGAGCCCTGAGCATCGCCGGTCTCCTGAGGGGTCAGCAGCTTCAAGCAGGGTGACGTGGCCCTGGTGCAATGGGGAGGCACCTTCACGTCCCAGGGGGGACCCTGACGTGGGCATGGATGGAGGGGACTTGCTCAAGTCTAGCTTTGACCACGCTTGTGCCGTGCGTGCTGAATGAGACCCAGCCCCAACAACCACCCCAAACTCACCTTCCTGCCCTGATGCTGTGATCTGAGAGTCTGCAATGTAGCCTGAGGCCATGCCCAGAGCGTTCTGGCAATCTGCAGGCAAACAAGAAGAAGAATGGGGATGGCTGCTTGATAGAGGCCACAGCAAAGGTCCCGTCATCAATCTCTGGCTGTGCTAGTGCTGCTCTTCCATCCCCGAGCCCATGACCTCCTGTCCCCATGTCTCTATCTCCCAGCAATGCTGACAAGTGGCTCTTCCTTACACCTGTGTCTCACCCCGGGCCTTTTTGTTGCTAGGCAGCATCCTTCAAAAACAAATATCACGTTGCTAAAGGGAAACCTGCCTGACAGTCCTgtctccttctgctctgctgagcaaAGGGCTGTTTGCCTCTTATAATAACTTGTATTATTAGCAACTTGTCACATCTTGGCATCACTGCTGCATGGCAAatgcttctggggaaaaaacacGCATTTGGAAATCTTAAGCAGATTTTTAAGttatggaaatgttttctggCTGACATTTACTGCTCCTTTAGGAAGAGGAGAGGGGCTGTCACAGTGCAATAAAGCACCAGCCTCACTAACTGCTTCCCCCCGCATTATTTACAGAGAGGGAGAAACGTGTTGTTCTGGAGGAAGTGGGGCCAAAGGTTTCCTGTGCACTTGGCATTTGCTCTCAGGGATGTTTCCATCAGAGCGACCTGCCAACAGGCAGCATTGcactctgtgcctcagtttacCTCTTGGGAGAAAATATTTGCAGCCAAATAAAGCTGGTCTCTAACCTTCACCCCAAACACACCTCTGTGAGGGATGTGTTGTGGTTGGCAAGGGCTGAAGTCAAAATATGAATTGAATGAGAACCCAGGGGATACCGATTGGACAACCCATGGGGACAGGGAGCTCAGAGCGTGCTGCTCTGGGCACAAAGGGGTCACTCACCCTGGTTGTACACGAGGAAGAGGGCACTCATCCCAGCCTGCAGGTGCTCCCCCACTTTGCACTCCACCCGCCAGATCCCAGCGTGtgagggctgcatctccaccgTCCCAAAGACACCTGGCCAGGaatggagagcagagcagaggggattAACCAGTCATAGCACAGTGCAATGGTGCCGAGTGTTGTGCAAACGCAGAGCCTGACCCTTTCAGACCCATTCCCCATCCTTGCTGCCCCCCAGAACATCCTAACAGGCGCAGACATGAAGCCATGCAGCCAGGTTGTGCACGGCATCCGTGCCGCGTCTCACCAGGATAAAGGTTGTAGACTCCCATGCGATACTCCTGGCTCGTCCTGATGCTGAACATCTGCCCATGGAAGTGGACAGAATGGATATCTTCAGTGCTGCCCATGTTCAGGAGGTGCCAGCGGATCCGCTGCTGCTGAGCCATCACCAGTCCGGGCAGAGTGTCCCCCACGTAGCCATTGATGGCTGGGGAAGGCAGCGGTCAGGAGGGCCTGGACCCCTTCATCCTTCCCACCCCAATGTGTTGTGGGATGGAAAGGGTAAGGGCCAGGTCCTCACCATGAAAGGAATGGTTTCTCCTAAAGTCAGGGTTGTCCAGCTGGATGCGGCACGGCGGGCGGCAGTTCCTCCTCATGTTCTCTGGGAAGTACCAGCTCTTGGTCTCATCAAAGATGGTGAAGAGCAGGGAGAACTCCTGCACGGCCAGCTGCCGCTTGAAAGCAGAGTTCAGCACCCCACGGCGGCAGATGATCAGTGGCCCAATGAGGCCCGAGTGCAAGTCCTTCTCCTGCAAGACAAGTTTGTGTTGGAGTGGGATGCGATGCTGATGACCatcctgggcaatctgatctactACTTGATCTAACAGTttgcaaccctgcctgtggcagagaggttggaacttgatgatcctcgaGGTCTCTTTgaacccaacccattctatgattctatgatcctacagTTCTATGAAAGTGATGGTCCTGTCCACATCCCTGACCTGGTTTCTAACCCATACACAGGACATGGCATGAGCAGTGCCATTTTCCACAGCACacggaagggaagggaagggaagggaagggaagggaagggaagggaagggaagggaagggaagggaagggaagggaagggaagggaagggaagggaagggaagggaagggaagggaagggaagggaagggaagggaagggaagggaagggaagggaagggaagggaagggaagggaagggaagggaagggaagggaagggaagggaagggaagggaagggaagggaagggaagggaagggaaacagCGGCATAAGTTCATCACTATATTAGTCAGCTAAGAATCTACACAGCCAGCAGCTACTCTAAGCACAGCACCATAGGAAAAGCCTTGACCCCACAGACAGAGCCCGGACGTGCTGCGCACAGTTCTCCACCCACCAGGTCCACGTTGGAGAGGTAAGCCCAGGCCTTGCAGTCAAACTCCTGCATGGTGGGTGCCATCTGAGACAGCACTTTCCAGGAGTACTCCCGCACCTCACCGGGCTGCACTGCTTCACCTCCATGCAGCTCCTCGTAGCCTTGCAGCGAGGAGTGGAAGGAGAAGGGCCGTGAGGCCAGGTTCTTGAACTTGACCTGCACCGGATGGGAGGGGAAGCAAAAGCTCATTACCCTTTTTGCAATCCCTTTACCCTAAAGGATCCCACTGCTCAGTGAGCAGAGCCAACCAAGGGGAGAGATCGGGGTTTATAGGAAGAACTCGCCATGATGGTGTCTTCAATTTCTGCCCTGATGTACGGCCCGAGGATGCCCAAGTGTTCGTCCAGCTCTCCCCGCATCGCCGGCTGGGTGAAGGAACCATCCAAATACTCTCGGAAAATCACCTTGCGGTACTGCCGGAAAGGTTTCCTCCTGCCGCTCGTGGGGTCCCTGC
Proteins encoded in this window:
- the SMIM9 gene encoding uncharacterized protein SMIM9 isoform X2, whose amino-acid sequence is MASGVPTSLQRQRYRHRCARGRACVTPDLPPPWEPYKKRPSPRAQLTVTAQLCEAMTLRAVLFLIAVLTALFCQHVSKHKPTSQLGGVMRRMRLTHHPGRYLDNTWKVPLRAQEGEGSGQVIQRVRRSWLADYLGDVWFHFSESFPIAVLYIFPVTVLILLFLCCFTVGME
- the SMIM9 gene encoding uncharacterized protein SMIM9 isoform X1, translated to MASGVPTSLQRQRYRHRCARGRACVTPDLPPPWEPYKKRPSPRAQLTVTAQLCEAMTLRAVLFLIAVLTALFCQHVSKHKPTSQLGGVMRRMRLTHHPGRYLDNTWKVPLRAQEGEGSGQVIQRVRRSWLADYLGDVWFHFSESFPIAVLYIFPVTVLILLFLCCFTYVCTLHTPWCSRSQCPLSQYKAAGRSCSLGSSCFLG
- the SMIM9 gene encoding uncharacterized protein SMIM9 isoform X3, with the protein product MTLRAVLFLIAVLTALFCQHVSKHKPTSQLGGVMRRMRLTHHPGRYLDNTWKVPLRAQEGEGSGQVIQRVRRSWLADYLGDVWFHFSESFPIAVLYIFPVTVLILLFLCCFTYVCTLHTPWCSRSQCPLSQYKAAGRSCSLGSSCFLG